In Camelina sativa cultivar DH55 chromosome 16, Cs, whole genome shotgun sequence, a single window of DNA contains:
- the LOC104754085 gene encoding glutathione S-transferase T2-like has protein sequence MESDNTPNSQSQSYVSLLNFPYDSFAPNVNIGSSQIPAFSSQTSSQPSQPPSQSEETAEQHRERRIWSTQDDLVLISGWLNTSKDPIVGNGQKAGSFWIRIGDYYASSSHVLGVAEPRRPDHCRQRWQKISKEVSKFCGAFAEAESEKASGMNDLDILQNAHQIYTNLYKKKFHMEYAWNVLRYKQKWVNLEAMNLTPKTTSSNKRKVDEVVPSTGSVVGEHESRPPEIKAMKKLRNKGKEKAAPSAEFSHMCEIRQKDLEGMKELQKMSILDTLIAKKETLDEDEKALKKKLMAELQRWQKISKEVSKFCGAFAEAESEKASGMNDLDILQNAHQIYTNLYKKKFHMEYAWNVLRYKQKWVNLEAMNLTPKTTSSNKRKVDEVVPSTGSVVGEHESRPPEIKAMKKLRNKGKEKAAPSAEFSHMCEIRQKDLEGMKELQKMSILDTLIAKKETLDEDEKALKKKLMAELF, from the exons ATGGAATCAGACAATACTCCTAACAGTCAATCCCAATCCTACGTTAGCCTTCTTAACTTCCCATATGACAGCTTTGCTCCCAATGTAAACATTGGTTCCTCTCAAATCCCTGCTTTTAGTTCACAAACTAGTTCACAGCCGAGTCAACCTCCTAGTCAATCAGAAGAGACAGCAGAACAGCATAGGGAGAGAAGGATATGGTCCACACAAGATGACTTAGTCCTAATAAGCGGCTGGTTAAACACATCGAAGGATCCAATAGTTGGGAATGGCCAAAAGGCAGGGTCCTTTTGGATCCGTATAGGAGACTATTATGCATCAAGTAGTCATGTACTTGGTGTTGCTGAGCCAAGGCGCCCTGACCATTGTAgacaaagatggcaaaaaaTCAGTAAGGAAGTGAGCAAGTTCTGTGGAGCTTTTGCAGAGGCAGAGAGTGAGAAAGCTAGTGGGATGAACGATTTAGATATTCTGCAGAATGCTCACCAAATCTACACTAACTTGTACAAGAAGAAGTTCCATATGGAGTATGCCTGGAATGTGCTACGCTATAAACAGAAATGGGTAAACCTGGAGGCTATGAACCTCACTCCAAAGACAACCAgctctaacaaaagaaaagttgatGAAGTTGTACCATCTACAGGTTCTGTCGTTGGTGAGCACGAGAGCAGGCCTCCGGAGATAAAAgcaatgaaaaaattaagaaacaaaggTAAAGAGAAGGCTGCACCATCTGCGGAGTTTAGTCACATGTGCGAGATAAGACAGAAGGATTTGGAGGGCATGAAAGAACTCCAAAAGATGTCCATTCTTGACACTCTCATTGCCAAGAAAGAAACTCTAGACGAAGATGAAAAAGctctaaagaagaagctaatggctGAACT acaaagatggcaaaaaaTCAGTAAGGAAGTGAGCAAGTTCTGTGGAGCTTTTGCAGAGGCAGAGAGTGAGAAAGCTAGTGGGATGAACGATTTAGATATTCTGCAGAATGCTCACCAAATCTACACTAACTTGTACAAGAAGAAGTTCCATATGGAGTATGCCTGGAATGTGCTACGCTATAAACAGAAATGGGTAAACCTGGAGGCTATGAACCTCACTCCAAAGACAACCAgctctaacaaaagaaaagttgatGAAGTTGTACCATCTACAGGTTCTGTCGTTGGTGAGCACGAGAGCAGGCCTCCGGAGATAAAAgcaatgaaaaaattaagaaacaaaggTAAAGAGAAGGCTGCACCATCTGCGGAGTTTAGTCACATGTGCGAGATAAGACAGAAGGATTTGGAGGGCATGAAAGAACTCCAAAAGATGTCCATTCTTGACACTCTCATTGCCAAGAAAGAAACTCTAGACGAAGATGAAAAAGctctaaagaagaagctaatggctGAACTGTTTTAA
- the LOC104752677 gene encoding nucleobase-ascorbate transporter 12, whose product MSSSDPKPGGKPGQWPPAPESAAMPPSSWAKKTGFRPKFSGETTAATDSGQLSLPVRARQQETQPDLEAGHQARLRPPPVSAVTNGETDKDKKEKPPPPTTTTIPPPQPPPGSVAVPPVKDQPVKRRRDSDGVVARSNGPDVANGSGDPVRRPGRIEETVEVLPQSMDDDLVARNLHMKYGLRDTPGLVPIGFYGLQHYLSMLGSLILVPLVIVPAMGGSHEDIANVVSTVLFVCGITTLLHTSFGSRLPLIQGPSFVFLAPALAIINSPEFQGLNGNNNFKHIMRELQGAIIIGSAFQAVLGYSGLMSLILRLVNPVVVAPTIAAVGLSFYSYGFPLVGKCLEIGVVQILLVIIFALYLRKISVLSHRIFLIYAVPLSLAITWAAAFLLTETGAYTYKGCDPNVPVSNVVSSHCRKYMTRMKYCRVDTSHALSSAPWFRFPYPLQWGVPIFSWKMAFVMCVVSIIASVDSVGSYHASSLLVASRPPTRGVVSRAIGLEGFTSVLAGLWGPGTGSTTLTENVHTIAVTKMGSRRVVELGACVLVIFSLVGKVGGFLASIPQVMVASLLCFMWAMFTALGLSNLRYSEAGSSRNIIIVGLALFFSLSVPAYFQQYGISPNSNLSVPSYYQPYIVSSHGPFKSQYKGLNYVMNTLLSMNMVVAFIIAVILDNTVPGSKQERGVYVWSDSETATREPALAKDYELPFRVGRFFRWVKWVGI is encoded by the exons ATGTCAAGCTCCGACCCGAAACCCGGAGGCAAACCGGGTCAATGGCCACCAGCTCCAGAGTCAGCCGCAATGCCACCGTCTTCTTGGGCTAAAAAAACCGGATTCCGTCCCAAATTCTCCGGCGAGACTACCGCCGCCACTGATTCCGGTCAGCTCTCATTACCGGTTAGAGCTAGACAACAAGAGACCCAACCGGATCTTGAAGCTGGTCATCAAGCCAGGCTACGTCCTCCTCCTGTCTCCGCCGTAACTAACGGTGAGACTGATAAAGATAAGAAAGAgaagccaccaccaccaacaacaacaacaataccgCCACCACAACCACCTCCTGGTTCTGTTGCTGTTCCTCCGGTTAAGGATCAGCCGGTTaagagaaggagagattccGATGGAGTTGTTGCAAGATCAAATGGACCTGATGTAGCTAATGGGTCAGGTGACCCGGTTAGAAGACCGGGTCGTATTGAAGAGACAGTTGAGGTTTTGCCTCAGAGTATGGATGATGATTTAGTGGCTAGAAACTTGCATATGAAGTATGGTCTTAGAGATACTCCTGGACTTG tTCCAATTGGGTTCTATGGTTTGCAGCATTACCTTTCAATGCTAGGCTCATTGATTCTGGTTCCACTGGTTATTGTTCCTGCAATGGGAGGTTCACAT GAGGACATTGCAAATGTTGTTTCGACTGTACTTTTTGTCTGTGGTATCACTACACTGTTGCATACTTCATTTGGGTCGAGGCTTCCTTTGATCCAAGGTCCTTCCTTTGTTTTTCTGGCTCCGGCTCTGGCCATTATTAACTCCCCGGAGTTTCAAGGCTTGAATGGAAATAAT AACTTCAAGCATATCATGAGAGAGCTGCAAGGTGCAATTATAATTGGTTCAGCTTTTCAAGCAGTGCTTGGATACAGTGGTTTAATGTCGCTGATTTTGAG GTTGGTCAATCCAGTAGTTGTTGCTCCAACGATTGCTGCAGTTGGACTCTCGTTTTACAGTTATGGTTTTCCGCTTGTTGGTAAATGTCTTGAGATCGGTGTAGTGCAGATCCTACTTGTGATCATCTTTGCTCTT TACCTACGGAAAATCTCTGTTTTAAGCCATCGTATTTTCCTTATTTATGCG GTTCCATTGAGTCTTGCAATTACTTGGGCAGCTGCATTCCTTTTAACCGAAACAGGAGCTTACACTTACAAAGGTTGTGACCCGAACGTTCCTGTCTCAAATGTTGTATCAAGCCACTGCAGAAAATACATGACCAGAATGAAGTACTGTCGGGTTGATACTTCTCATGCGCTGAGTTCCGCCCCATGGTTTAGGTTTCCTTACCCTTTGCAATGGGGTGTTCCGATATTCAGCTGGAAAATGGCTTTTGTTATGTGTGTAGTCTCCATAATTGCTTCAGTAGATTCG GTTGGTTCGTACCATGCTTCTTCCCTATTAGTAGCATCGAGGCCTCCAACCCGTGGTGTTGTGAGTCGGGCAATCGGTCTTGAAGGTTTCACAAGTGTCTTAGCCGGTCTTTGGGGTCCTGGTACTGGTTCAACCACTCTCACCGAAAACGTTCACACAATCGCTGTGACCAAAATGGGAAGCCGCAGAGTCGTTGAGTTAGGCGCATgtgttttagttatattttccCTTGTTG GTAAAGTTGGAGGGTTTCTGGCATCAATTCCTCAAGTCATGGTTGCTTCTCTTCTTTGCTTTATGTGGGCGATGTTTACGGCATTAGGTCTTTCCAACTTACGTTATAGTGAAGCTGGAAGCTCGCGGAATATTATAATTGTTGGGTTAGCGttgttcttttctctctctgtccCAGCTTACTTCCAGCAGTACGGCATCTCTCCAAACTCGAACCTCTCTGTTCCAAGTTATTACCAACCTTACATTGTCTCTTCTCATGGACCCTTCAAAAGCCAATACAAAGGG TTGAACTATGTGATGAACACGCTCTTATCAATGAACATGGTGGTTGCGTTCATCATAGCTGTGATTTTGGACAACACGGTCCCTGGAAGCAAGCAAGAACGCGGAGTTTATGTTTGGTCGGATAGCGAGACTGCAACGAGAGAACCAGCTCTTGCTAAAGACTATGAGCTGCCGTTTAGGGTGGGGAGGTTTTTCAGATGGGTCAAATGGGTGggcatttaa
- the LOC104752678 gene encoding arogenate dehydratase 3, chloroplastic (The sequence of the model RefSeq protein was modified relative to this genomic sequence to represent the inferred CDS: added 69 bases not found in genome assembly) gives MRTLIPSSHTPATITTPQTRRRRRFFIHSSAKRSDSFANGSRSSDWQSSCAILSSKVNSQQQSESLIPAVNGYNSSLNLVPFDNNNNNKSIQSKTKPLSITDLSPAPMHGSNLRVAYQGVPGAYSEAAAGKAYPNCQAIPCDQFEVAFQAVELWIADRAVLPVENSLGGSIHRNYDLLLRHRLHIVGEVQFPVHHCLLALPGVRKEFLTRVISHPQGLAQCEHTLTKLGLNVAREAVDDTAGAAEFIAANNVRDTAAIASARAAEIYGLEILEDGIQDDASNVTRFVMLAREPIIPRTDRPFKTSIVFAHEKGTCVLFKVLSAFAFRNISLTKIESRPNHNVPIRLVDEANVGTAKHFEYMFYIDFEASMAEARAQNALAEVQEFTSFLRVLGSYPMDMTSWSPSSSSSSTFSL, from the coding sequence CGCTTCTTCATACATTCCTCCGCTAAGAGATCTGACTCTTTCGCCAATGGTTCAAGAAGCTCCGATTGGCAAAGCTCCTGCGCTATTCTCTCCAGCAAAGTCAATTCTCAACAACAATCCGAATCCCTAATCCCCGCCGTCAACGGTTACAACTCCAGTTTGAATCTTGTACCATtcgataacaacaacaacaacaaatcgaTTCAATCGAAGACGAAGCCTCTTAGTATTACAGATCTGTCCCCAGCTCCGATGCACGGATCTAATCTCAGAGTCGCTTATCAAGGTGTTCCCGGAGCTTACTCCGAAGCCGCCGCTGGTAAAGCTTACCCTAACTGTCAAGCCATCCCTTGCGATCAATTCGAAGTCGCGTTTCAAGCCGTTGAGCTTTGGATCGCCGATCGCGCCGTTTTACCTGTCGAAAACTCCCTCGGCGGCTCGATTCATCGGAACTACGATCTTCTCCTCCGTCACCGTCTTCATATCGTCGGCGAAGTTCAGTTCCCCGTTCATCACTGTCTCTTGGCTCTTCCCGGTGTACGGAAAGAGTTTCTCACACGCGTTATCTCTCACCCTCAAGGACTAGCTCAGTGCGAACACACGCTGACCAAACTCGGTCTCAACGTCGCGCGAGAAGCCGTCGACGATACCGCCGGCGCCGCGGAGTTTATCGCCGCGAATAACGTACGTGACACGGCCGCGATCGCAAGCGCACGCGCGGCTGAGATCTACGGGTTGGAGATTTTGGAAGACGGGATCCAAGACGACGCGAGCAACGTCACGCGCTTTGTGATGTTGGCGCGTGAGCCGATCATACCGAGAACTGATCGGCCGTTTAAGACGAGCATAGTGTTCGCGCACGAGAAAGGCACGTGCGTTTTGTTTAAGGTTCTCTCGGCCTTTGCGTTTAGGAACATTAGTTTGACCAAGATTGAGTCTAGGCCCAACCATAATGTTCCGATTAGGCTAGTCGACGAGGCCAACGTTGGCACGGCTAAGCATTTCGAGTACATGTTTTATATCGATTTCGAGGCTTCGATGGCCGAGGCACGTGCTCAGAATGCTCTTGCTGAGGTTCAGGAGTTTACATCCTTCTTACGTGTTTTAGGGAGTTATCCCATGGATATGACTTCTTGGTCACCATCGTCCTCGTCGTCATCAACATTTTCATTGTGA